The sequence CTCTCACCAAAGTGTTTTGCTCATGAAATGTTCACATTTGTTCCACTCTCATATCTGGTCAAATATTTTCCCTGCCTTTTGCCAAGTTTTATAAAACTGCACAAACCTCTTTCATTGGGGATGACAGTGGGACAAAATTCATGAGTGCAGACATTGTGGGCAATGATAGCTCTATTTTAACTCCTTGTTTCTCTGTACACCCTTAGCATTAGGCTAATTGTGTTCTACATTTCTGTGAACATACTCAAGCCTTGCATATTTCTCTGCTTTATCCCAGGAATCACCCTTTGGGACCAGGACTCGCTTCAGAAGGACTTGTGTATCCAACCAAAACCAAAGACTGAATATGAAATCATTGCATCTGACTCCATCGATGATAAGGCCTCTGCCCTCAATGTCCCTGCATCACTCAAGGCCAGTTTTTTGGGTGGAACAGTTGAAGTGGATGGATCAGGCAAATTCCTTCAAGACACCAAGAAGTCCACGAAACAGGCCAGAGTCACTCTACAGTACAAAGCTACCACCAAGTATTCACAGCTGACCATGAGCCATTTGGGGATCCGGAATATCACTTATCCAGCTGGTTTTGAGCATCGCACAGCCACCCATGTTGTCACTGCCATCTTGTATGGAGCCCAGGCTTTCTTTGTGTTCGACCGAAATATCTCTTCTTCCGAATCTGTGCAAGATATACAAGGAAGCCTCCACGCTGCGATCAACTTGATTAAAGTCTCTGTCAAAGGGGAAGCATCTGTTGAGATGAAGGAGACGGAGAAAGCCCAAATGGAGAATTTCAGCTGCAAGTTCTATGGGGATTTTTCTTTGGAAAGTAATCCGGTGACTTTTCAAGATGCCATGAAAGTCTACAGCGATCTGCCCCAAAAGCTCGGGGAAGATGGAGAGAAGGCTGTGCCTGTCAGAGTTTGGCTGTACCCATTGACCAAGCTAGATTCCACAGCAGCTAAGATGGTGCGTGAGATCAGCTTAGCACTGATCTTTGATGCTCAAACTATCTTGGAGAATCTGAATGAAATCAACATGCGATGCAATGATCTGGCTATGAATCCTGCTGCTGAAAACTTCCCAGACCTAAACATGAAAATCAGTAGATTCAAGGATCTGTGCAAGCAGCACAGGCAGACTTTCCAGAAACACCTGGCAGAAATCATGCCTTTGGtccggggaggggagaaagaggaaagtgTTCTGGTGGCCATTTTAAAGTCCATTAACCAGTCTCCCTTTAAGAACCAAAGACTCAGTGAGTTTTTGGATGCCAAGCAACAAGAAATTAATTTGGTGAATTCTTACCTTAGAATCCTAAGTGGAATGGAAGTAATCTCTTCCCAGAACAAACTGGAAGAAATCGTGCTAAATCCTGTGAATGAGTTTGTTGTCTCATTTACCTTCACTTCTTTacatgatgaggaaccatttttAGCCACCTTACAAGACTGGCTTCAGAAAGATTTTTTTCAGGAAACAGCAAATTCCACCAGTGGCCAGTCGACACCCAAGAACAATGAAGCCTGGTTTAAGCACCAAGAGAGAATTCGGAATGCTCGTAAAGCTGCCAAATCCATTACAGATTTTGCCCGGGTCAATAAATCAAATGAGAAAACCCGGTTCCTTGTGGCTTCTGTCCCAGATCAGAACAACCCAGGTGCTTCTATTTACCTCTATGAAGATGGGGAGATGTTCAGCAGGAACTTTGAGCTGCCCTCAAAACCTCTCCCTCCACTGATTGGCCAAATTGGACATGAGAGTGTGCAGTTGACATTTCAACCAGCTGACTATGGGAGGGCTTCAATCTCCAGCTATCAAGTAGAGTACAAGATTGCAGGAGAAGAAATTTGGAAGATTGTGAATACTGACGACAGTCAGGAGACATTCCAAGTGAGAGGGTTGAGCGCAAACACAGAATACCAGTTTCGATACACCGCTAGGAGCAAACCAGGACTTAGTGAGACCAGCAATGTGAGTAAATCTGTACAGACACGTCCTACCAGCCCTCCTGGGGAGCTGAGAGAGATATTCGCACAGTCTTCCAAAATCAGTATAGCCTGGGAGAGCCCAAAGATCATTGGCCAGGGAGCAGTTATAAAGGAATACAAAGTGGACTACAGTGAAGAGGCTGGAGAGGCAAAAAGCAAGGACAAAGATGAATGGGCTGAAAAAAGAACAGGGAAGAAAACAGAGTTCTGTGAGATTGATGGTCTGAAGCCCCAGACACCCTACAGATTCAGAGTCTCAGCCATGTGTGCCGGTGGGGCTGAGAGTGAGCCCAGCAAAGAGATTGAGGTTTCCACATCATTGGAAGGAGACAAGAAGAGAGTAGCTTGTCAATACCTCTAAGGCAGCAGACGCGTGGAGGACGGGCCACCAGCAGTGTATGCTCTGCCCCTGGAGCCCATACAGGATGTCTCTGGATCCTGTCTAACATACCAGCTAGGGAAAGAGAACATTCAGGCCCCCAACAAAGTGATTATGGTGATGGgagcaacagggtcagggaaaACCACTCTCATCAATGCAATGATCAATTATGTCCTGGGAGTGCAATGGGGAGATGAATTCCGATTCAAACTTATTCCTGAAAATACCAACAGAAGCCAAGCTCAAAGCCAAACATCAGAAGTGACCGCCTACGTTGTCCACCACCGCAAGGGTTTCCAAGTCCCCTATTCCCTCACCATTATTGACACTCCAGGATTTGGAGACACAAGAGGAATAGAGCATGACAAGTTGATAACAAAGCAGATCCGGGAGTTTTTCTCCTCCCCAGGGGGCACTGATCATATAGACGCCATCTGTATTGTCGTCCAGGCCTCTTCTGCTCGTTTAACTCATGCCCAGAGATACGTTTTTGActctgtgctctccatctttggcCAAGATATAAAGGACAACATCAAAGTCCTGATCACATTTGCAGATGGACAGACCCCTCCTGTTCTCGAGGCCATTGAGGAAGCCAATGTACCATATGCCAAGGGCACCCCTGTGCACTTCAAATTCAACAATTCAGCACTGTTTGCCAACAATCCTGTGGAGCCTGGAGGCAACTTCAATTTTGatgaaatgttttggaaaatgggcaCCATGAGCATGAAGACCTTCTTTGATTCATCCCACACGCTAGAAACGAAGAGCTTAACATTGATAAAGGAAGTGCTCAGGAAGGTAAAAGAGCTTGAAGCTGCTATTGAAGGGTTGCAGCCCCAAATCAAAGCTGCACTGGCCAAGCTGGAAGAACTGAGGAAGACGCAGGAAGCCCTGGACAAGCACAAGGTTGACATGGCGGCAAACAGAAACTTTACGTATGAGGTAGAGGTAACTGTACCAGTGAAGAAGGATATATCTGGCATGGGAGAATACGCAACTAATTGCATGTATTGTCACGTCACCTGTCACTATCCTCGTTCAAAGCCTAGAGATGAAGATAAACGTGGTTGTGCAGCTATCGATCAGAGCACAGCAAGATGCACAGTCTGTCCGGGCCAGTGTGTGTGGAATGTGCACTACAATCAGAAATACAATTTTGAATATATAACAAGAAAAGAGAGCAGGACCTATGAAGAACTGAAGCAAAAGTATGAATGTGCCTCTGGTGAGCTGATGACCACAGAGAAATTGCTTGAAAATCTTAATGAGGAATATGAAGAAGTGAAAGACATCTTAGAAGAGCTCATCAAGAAATCATCTCAAAGCCTCCAGCGCCTTCAGGAGATTGCACTGAAGCCCAACCCACTCTCTACCCCAGAGTACATTGATCTGCTCATCATGTCCGAAGAAcaggagctgaagcctggatatcAGGAGCAAATCCGGTCCCTGAAGGAAGTGAGGAAAGTAGCTGAGTTAATACAGAAAATTGCCAACAAGGAGCCTCTGCTGCCTGGAGAGCAGAAGCTGTATGTTCAAATCGAAGAAAAAAAGTCCTCTCTAGGAGGCAAACTTAGGAAATGGGGGGAGTTGTTGTAAACTGGTTTAAAGGGGATCATATATAGCTTTTCAGGCACCCTTTGTTTGCTTTTGGCTATCAGCAGAGAGCTCAGGTTCTGTGAGTGTAATTCAGACCAGTGTCTCTTGCTCTCTGTGCGTATTTGGGTGAAGGTGGCTGTGGAAACATTTGCAGCTGTTGTGAGGTGAGCTTATCCACATCTTCATTTGCCCAGCCAGTTTCGCTCGGGGAAacctttagtgctgaatcagaactAACAGAAATTGGGTTATCCGTGgaatgccatttgttctgatttagcactaaagtgcgggctgggggaaagcagtggggaaaaGGCAAAGTTGCTTGgagctgtgcctggaaagtgtgaGACGAGAGGAAAACTGCTGGGAACCATGCTTCCCAGGCACAGAACAGACAGAAGTGTGAACAAGCCCTTTGTTGCTGCAGACAAAATGCTTCCCAGTCATTGTTCCTACCACCTTATTGTCTAACTGGTGCTGGGTGAAATGCTGTTCTCTCCAGGGATTTGTATTATCTCCGATgactgccaataataataatagggaaagTGAATGGGGTCTCATATGGAAGTGCTGCTTATGTGCCCATAAATCTCCCTGCCCTAGCAGTCTTTGGAACGTGATTGGAAACTTGGGGTGTTGCAGGAATGCTCTTGACAGGAGCTGCTTATGGCTCCTTTGTCCTAGCAAGTTTTTGACCTGCCTGATTGATCtctctcccattcttccttatctatagaatcttagaattggagagttggaagagaccctgagggtcatctagtccaacgcctgcaatgcaggaactcaactaaagcatccatgacagatggccacccaacctctgcttaaaaaccttcaataaaggagagtccacaaccttcagaggcagcctcttCCACAGTCAAACTACTCTTACCATTGGaaggttcttcctaatatttagtcagagctcctttctggtaacttgaatccatgggtcaggttcctaccctctggagcccTTCAGATATGAAGATGTTTCTCCtgtctcctcttagtctcctcttctccaggctaaacatacccggctccctcaaccgttcctcataaggctgggtTTCCAGAGTATATTTTCAACTGGCGACTGATTGGAATCTCTGTGGGTGTGATTACttgtaatattttttctttcattttcttattgCTAGCCATCTAGATGTCTTTTTGAAGATCCAGTAGGATAtaatttctttttgaaaacaCTTAACCCTGGATATATCTGCATTTTGGGGGAGAATATTCTATTGTTGTTTGTACCAGCAGTGCCAAAGAGGCTCCCTACCAAGGAATTCCTTGAGCTGAATCAGAAATCCAGTCTGAAGGATCCATGCCTAGAAGCCATATTCACCAGCAGGCGACTAGGGCATGACCAGATCACCTCTGCTGGCTGACAACAAGGTCAGACCAGATCCTGCCTCTTTCCCTGCACTGGGAGACTGCTGAGAAACTTGACTGCTGgagatgtctttaaaaaaaaaaaaaaaaagatatttattaagaacaTTTTCTGaatataagaaaaaataaaaaataaacatacgAAATAATAAGCtgttaaaaacacacattaaTTTTCAATAACATAACTTCCATACCCTTATTTCCTCCAACCTCCTCATATTTCCCTTCTTTGTATTCCATTTcagtttgttagttcagcaaatccttaccattaaacTTTTACCCATTTATAATCCTTTTTTCATATCTCCtaaagcattacagctggaaaccgcttagtttctatccaacatctttctaacattcattaattttacaatatttctttaagtagtctttaaatttattccagtcttctttcaccgactcttctccctggtctcggatcctgccagtcatctcagccaattccatgtagtcgatcaccttcatctgccattcttccagagtgggtagatcttgtgtcttccaatacttagcgatgagtattcttgctgctgttgtagcatacataaaaaaagttctatccttcttttgcaccaattggccgacaatgcccaggagaaaggcctctggtttcttcaggaaggtatatttaaatacctttttcaattcattatatatcatttcccagaaagccttaatcctagggcacgtccaccaaaggtgaaagaatgtaccttcagtttccttacatttccaacatttattatcgggcaaatgatagatttttgcaagcttgactggggtcatgtaccacctgtatatcattttcataatattctctcttaaggcattacatgccgtgaacttcatacctgtggtccataactgttcccagtcagcaaacatgatattatgcccaacatcttgtgcccattt is a genomic window of Podarcis muralis chromosome 12, rPodMur119.hap1.1, whole genome shotgun sequence containing:
- the LOC144324969 gene encoding LOW QUALITY PROTEIN: uncharacterized protein LOC144324969 (The sequence of the model RefSeq protein was modified relative to this genomic sequence to represent the inferred CDS: substituted 1 base at 1 genomic stop codon) translates to MDRSDDTVEIPALGRPFLLGMLYDCRKDALIPGITLWDQDSLQKDLCIQPKPKTEYEIIASDSIDDKASALNVPASLKASFLGGTVEVDGSGKFLQDTKKSTKQARVTLQYKATTKYSQLTMSHLGIRNITYPAGFEHRTATHVVTAILYGAQAFFVFDRNISSSESVQDIQGSLHAAINLIKVSVKGEASVEMKETEKAQMENFSCKFYGDFSLESNPVTFQDAMKVYSDLPQKLGEDGEKAVPVRVWLYPLTKLDSTAAKMVREISLALIFDAQTILENLNEINMRCNDLAMNPAAENFPDLNMKISRFKDLCKQHRQTFQKHLAEIMPLVRGGEKEESVLVAILKSINQSPFKNQRLSEFLDAKQQEINLVNSYLRILSGMEVISSQNKLEEIVLNPVNEFVVSFTFTSLHDEEPFLATLQDWLQKDFFQETANSTSGQSTPKNNEAWFKHQERIRNARKAAKSITDFARVNKSNEKTRFLVASVPDQNNPGASIYLYEDGEMFSRNFELPSKPLPPLIGQIGHESVQLTFQPADYGRASISSYQVEYKIAGEEIWKIVNTDDSQETFQVRGLSANTEYQFRYTARSKPGLSETSNVSKSVQTRPTSPPGELREIFAQSSKISIAWESPKIIGQGAVIKEYKVDYSEEAGEAKSKDKDEWAEKRTGKKTEFCEIDGLKPQTPYRFRVSAMCAGGAESEPSKEIEVSTSLEGDKKRVACQYLXGSRRVEDGPPAVYALPLEPIQDVSGSCLTYQLGKENIQAPNKVIMVMGATGSGKTTLINAMINYVLGVQWGDEFRFKLIPENTNRSQAQSQTSEVTAYVVHHRKGFQVPYSLTIIDTPGFGDTRGIEHDKLITKQIREFFSSPGGTDHIDAICIVVQASSARLTHAQRYVFDSVLSIFGQDIKDNIKVLITFADGQTPPVLEAIEEANVPYAKGTPVHFKFNNSALFANNPVEPGGNFNFDEMFWKMGTMSMKTFFDSSHTLETKSLTLIKEVLRKVKELEAAIEGLQPQIKAALAKLEELRKTQEALDKHKVDMAANRNFTYEVEVTVPVKKDISGMGEYATNCMYCHVTCHYPRSKPRDEDKRGCAAIDQSTARCTVCPGQCVWNVHYNQKYNFEYITRKESRTYEELKQKYECASGELMTTEKLLENLNEEYEEVKDILEELIKKSSQSLQRLQEIALKPNPLSTPEYIDLLIMSEEQELKPGYQEQIRSLKEVRKVAELIQKIANKEPLLPGEQKLYVQIEEKKSSLGGKLRKWGELL